One genomic window of Trichomycterus rosablanca isolate fTriRos1 chromosome 1, fTriRos1.hap1, whole genome shotgun sequence includes the following:
- the pkmb gene encoding pyruvate kinase M1/2b: MSKSKDMGSSTIHSQQLHAAMADTLLEHMCLLNIDSEPTVSRNTGIICTIGPASCSVEKLKEMIKAGMNIARLNFSHGTHEYHADTVKNVREATESFGPGSLEYRPVAIALDTKGPEIRTGLIKGSGTEEIQLNKGEKIKLTLDDAFKDNCDEKTLWLDYKNITKVVQQGMKVYVDDGLISLKVIEIGGDFLICEIENGGMLGSKKGVNLPGAKTDLPAVSEKDIQDLLFGVEQGVDMVFASFIRKAADVHAVRKVLGEKGKNILIISKLENHEGVCNFDEILEASDGIMVARGDMGIEIPTEKVFLAQKMMIARSNRIGKPITCATQMLESMIKKPRPTRAESSDVANAVLDGADCIMLSGETAKGDYPVESVLTQHKIAREAEAAMFHRQVFEELRRTSHLTRDPCESVAIGAVEASFKCLASAIIVLTKSGRSAHLLSRYRPRSVILAVTRNEQTARQCHLYRSIYPILYNKPANDVWAEDVDLRVSFALEMGKTKKFFKSGDVVIVVTGWRPGSGYTNTMRVVLVP; the protein is encoded by the exons atgtcaaagtctaaagatATGGGCTCTTCCACTATCCACAGTCAGCAGCTTCATGCTGCTATGGCTGATACCTTGCTGGAGCACATGTGCCTGCTGAACATCGACTCCGAGCCCACAGTGTCTCGCAACACTGGCATCATCTGTACAATTG GGCCCGCTTCTTGCTCAGTGGAAAAGCTAAAGGAAATGATCAAGGCTGGCATGAACATTGCACGTTTGAACTTTTCACATGGAACTCATGAG TACCATGCTGACACAGTCAAGAATGTGCGTGAAGCCACTGAGAGCTTTGGACCTGGGAGCCTTGAATATAGACCTGTGGCTATTGCACTGGACACCAAAGGCCCTGAAATTAGAACTGGACTCATCAAGGGT AGTGGCACTGAGGAGATACAGCTTAACAAGGGTGAAAAAATTAAGCTTACACTGGACGACGCATTCAAAGACAACTGTGATGAGAAAACCCTGTGGCTTGATTACAAGAACATCACCAAGGTGGTTCAGCAAGGCATGAAGGTCTATGTTGATGATGGTCTCATTTCCCTAAAAGTCATAGAGATTG GTGGTGACTTCTTAATCTGTGAGATTGAGAATGGAGGCATGTTGGGCAGCAAGAAAGGTGTGAACCTTCCCGGCGCTAAAACAGACCTGCCTGCCGTGTCCGAGAAGGACATTCAAGATCTGCTGTTTGGTGTGGAGCAGGGTGTGGACATGGTGTTTGCCTCCTTCATTCGTAAGGCTGCTGATGTTCATGCTGTCAGGAAAGTTCTGGGAGAAAAGGGCAAGAACATCTTGATCATCAGCAAGTTGGAGAACCATGAGGGAGTGTGCAA TTTTGATGAGATTCTTGAGGCCAGTGATGGTATCATGGTTGCCCGTGGAGACATGGGTATCGAGATCCCCACAGAGAAAGTATTCTTGGCTCAGAAGATGATGATTGCCCGCAGCAACAGAATTGGCAAACCCATCACTTGTGCCACTCAG ATGTTGGAGAGCATGATTAAGAAACCACGTCCTACTCGTGCTGAAAGCAGCGACGTTGCCAATGCTGTACTGGATGGTGCTGACTGTATCATGCTGAGTGGTGAGACGGCTAAGGGAGACTACCCGGTTGAGTCTGTGCTGACTCAGCACAAG ATTGCCCGTGAGGCTGAAGCAGCCATGTTCCATAGGCAGGTGTTTGAAGAGTTGCGTCGCACCTCACACTTGACTCGTGATCCCTGTGAGTCTGTGGCCATCGGAGCTGTGGAAGCTTCATTCAAGTGCCTTGCCAGCGCTATAATTGTTCTCACCAAATCTGGAAG GTCTGCTCATCTGCTGTCCAGATACAGGCCCCGTTCCGTTATCTTGGCTGTAACCCGTAATGAACAGACAGCCCGTCAATGCCATCTGTACCGTTCCATCTACCCCATCCTTTACAACAAGCCTGCCAATGATGTGTGGGCTGAGGATGTAGACCTACGTGTCAGCTTTGCTCTGGAGATGG GCAAAACCAAGAAGTTCTTCAAGTCTGGAGATGTAGTGATTGTGGTCACTGGCTGGCGCCCTGGTTCTGGCTACACCAATACCATGCGTGTTGTCCTGGTGCCTTGA